A window of Desulfovibrio sp. contains these coding sequences:
- a CDS encoding HlyD family secretion protein, with amino-acid sequence MPISLSPQAARLLSAPVRSRKRLIMLCGLILAAAVTAFLVHRQRYISENDARVMADMITISSRVDGWVAQRDVTDGDVVTEGSQLVVIDQREALMQVQELKASDEALRLESEQVKTRLETSRDATESAVAAAQARRDNAEAALRSSQAALDLARKDHTRSENLIAENAIARRVWDQSRTVLQQAEGKHRQALAELAEAKANLDQALAHRNDPHELEARLEQLAQQRAEVQARIRQKEVALGDRVVRSPINGVVDQKFVEPGEYVIPGQRLVMVHNPKAVWVEVLLKETKLGGLKPGQPVSISVDAYPGRPFSGSVERIGTAATSQFALIPSPNPSGNFTKINQRVPVRIKVDQPDDNPLRPGMMVEVDIDLAGI; translated from the coding sequence ATGCCCATTTCCCTTTCGCCTCAGGCAGCGCGCCTGCTGTCCGCCCCGGTACGCTCCAGAAAACGTCTCATCATGCTTTGCGGGCTGATTCTGGCCGCTGCCGTCACTGCATTTCTTGTGCACCGGCAACGCTATATTTCAGAAAATGACGCACGGGTCATGGCCGACATGATCACCATCAGCAGTCGTGTGGACGGCTGGGTGGCCCAAAGGGACGTCACCGACGGCGACGTCGTGACCGAGGGCAGTCAGCTTGTTGTCATAGACCAGCGTGAGGCCCTCATGCAGGTGCAAGAGCTCAAGGCCAGCGACGAGGCCCTGCGGCTGGAATCCGAGCAGGTGAAGACCCGGCTGGAAACAAGCCGTGACGCCACTGAAAGCGCTGTGGCCGCGGCCCAGGCGCGCCGCGACAATGCGGAGGCGGCCCTGCGTTCCAGCCAGGCCGCTCTTGACCTGGCCCGTAAGGACCACACGCGCAGCGAAAATCTTATTGCTGAAAACGCCATCGCCCGCCGGGTGTGGGACCAGAGCCGCACGGTTTTGCAACAGGCAGAGGGAAAGCACCGCCAGGCTCTTGCCGAGCTTGCCGAGGCCAAGGCCAATCTTGATCAGGCCCTTGCCCACCGCAACGACCCGCATGAGCTTGAAGCCCGGCTGGAGCAGCTTGCGCAGCAAAGGGCCGAAGTGCAGGCAAGGATCAGGCAGAAAGAGGTGGCACTGGGCGACCGTGTGGTGCGCAGCCCCATCAACGGCGTGGTGGACCAGAAATTTGTGGAGCCTGGGGAGTATGTCATTCCCGGTCAGCGCCTGGTGATGGTGCACAATCCCAAGGCCGTGTGGGTGGAGGTTCTGCTCAAGGAGACCAAGCTGGGCGGCCTCAAACCCGGCCAGCCCGTGAGCATCAGCGTGGATGCCTACCCCGGCCGCCCTTTCAGCGGCAGCGTGGAGCGCATCGGCACAGCGGCCACCAGCCAGTTTGCCCTTATCCCCAGCCCCAACCCTTCGGGAAACTTTACCAAGATCAACCAGAGGGTGCCTGTGCGCATCAAGGTGGACCAGCCGGACGACAATCCTTTGCGCCCCGGCATGATGGTGGAGGTGGACATTGACCTCGCCGGAATTTGA
- a CDS encoding DHA2 family efflux MFS transporter permease subunit, which yields MTSPEFDALSQRYGAAYKWWATAAVMTGCIATVLSSTIVNVAMPDIMGEFGMGQDQVQWLSTAFLAAMTASMLTTDWMLRAFGLRHAYLGAMAAFLAASLVGAASPGVEILVLSRTIQGAAAGLVQPLAMVMVFSVFGAENRGMAMGIFGLGVVLAPALGPTVGGLLIDNYSWRYVFLLGPPFCLLSMALAATFLPGRDTTVERGAFDLCGFILLCVGIGALLAGISSGQREGWDSDYVLGAFFSSICAWVGFVIRERTCPKPLLQLGVYANLRFLAASVVAFILGMGLFGSTYLIPLFVQTVQGYSPTESGLLLMPGGLVLGVVMPLAGRFADRLPAYALIMTGLAIFGWSSLCMSEAGTSTYFWDFVGWIGLGRVGLGLIMPSLNSGALRLLDAKHMAQGAGAINFSRQLGGALGVSMLSVYLERQTEIYAQAFSALQNGTHAASDALNLISSLFLRGGQLDSVAQALRPPQAYSFLADMLAAQARAMGFRESFLLVGLAFFAAVVPAWFMRSARHG from the coding sequence TTGACCTCGCCGGAATTTGACGCCCTTTCCCAGCGTTATGGCGCTGCGTACAAATGGTGGGCCACGGCGGCGGTGATGACGGGCTGCATAGCCACGGTGCTGTCTTCCACCATCGTCAACGTGGCCATGCCCGACATCATGGGCGAATTCGGCATGGGGCAGGATCAGGTGCAGTGGCTGTCCACGGCCTTTCTGGCCGCCATGACGGCGTCCATGCTGACCACGGACTGGATGCTGCGCGCATTTGGCCTGCGCCATGCCTATCTTGGCGCAATGGCGGCCTTTCTGGCGGCGTCGCTGGTGGGGGCCGCAAGCCCCGGCGTGGAAATTCTCGTCCTGTCCCGCACCATTCAGGGGGCCGCCGCCGGGCTGGTGCAGCCGCTGGCCATGGTCATGGTTTTTTCCGTCTTTGGTGCGGAAAACAGGGGCATGGCCATGGGCATCTTCGGCCTGGGCGTGGTGCTGGCTCCTGCGCTTGGCCCCACGGTGGGCGGTTTGCTCATCGACAATTATTCCTGGCGGTATGTCTTTTTGCTGGGGCCGCCGTTCTGCCTTTTGAGCATGGCCCTGGCCGCGACTTTTCTGCCGGGCCGCGACACGACTGTGGAGCGCGGTGCGTTTGACCTTTGCGGCTTTATTTTGCTGTGCGTGGGCATAGGCGCGCTGCTCGCGGGCATTTCCAGCGGGCAGCGGGAAGGCTGGGACTCGGACTACGTGCTGGGGGCTTTTTTTTCAAGCATCTGCGCCTGGGTGGGCTTCGTCATCCGCGAGCGCACCTGCCCAAAGCCCCTGCTGCAGCTTGGCGTCTACGCCAACCTCCGCTTTCTCGCCGCGTCGGTGGTGGCCTTTATTCTGGGCATGGGGCTCTTTGGCTCCACCTACCTCATCCCGCTTTTTGTGCAGACCGTTCAGGGCTACAGCCCCACGGAATCCGGCCTGCTGCTCATGCCGGGCGGGCTTGTGCTCGGCGTGGTCATGCCCCTGGCGGGACGCTTTGCCGACCGTCTGCCAGCGTACGCCCTTATCATGACTGGCCTCGCCATCTTCGGCTGGTCCAGCCTGTGCATGTCCGAAGCCGGAACCTCCACCTATTTCTGGGATTTTGTGGGCTGGATCGGGCTGGGCCGCGTCGGGCTTGGCCTGATCATGCCCTCGCTGAACAGCGGGGCGCTGCGGCTGCTCGACGCCAAACATATGGCGCAGGGGGCCGGGGCCATCAATTTCAGCCGTCAGCTGGGCGGCGCGCTGGGCGTGAGCATGCTTTCCGTATATCTGGAACGCCAGACGGAAATCTATGCCCAGGCCTTCAGCGCGCTGCAAAACGGCACCCATGCGGCATCGGATGCCCTCAACCTGATTTCATCCCTGTTTCTCAGGGGTGGGCAACTGGACAGCGTGGCGCAAGCCTTGCGACCGCCGCAGGCGTACAGTTTTCTGGCGGATATGCTGGCCGCGCAGGCAAGGGCCATGGGCTTCAGGGAGAGTTTTTTGCTGGTGGGTCTGGCCTTTTTTGCGGCAGTGGTTCCGGCCTGGTTCATGCGCTCTGCCAGGCATGGCTAA
- the fliL gene encoding flagellar basal body-associated FliL family protein has product MANKTDVKEAPARDEMQVSQGSDPAVRKVDLDLDDAPFLKEEGADTPAVAETKNLPAEQLPPPAAKKNIKLFIIAGAAVLLLILAAAAWWFFLRTPPVPPAEIKPEVIVVPSSQTPAAPRDYVKELAPFVVPRDVNGTTRFLVCKFSTISKSSGVGAELDHKMIALRDALYFYLSSKSNDYLLNPSNAVTIKKDLTGILNDYLAQGRIDDVLFESYLNE; this is encoded by the coding sequence GTGGCAAACAAGACTGACGTCAAAGAAGCTCCCGCCAGGGATGAGATGCAGGTTTCGCAGGGGTCGGATCCGGCCGTGCGCAAGGTTGACCTGGATCTTGACGATGCCCCTTTTCTGAAAGAAGAGGGAGCCGATACTCCGGCTGTGGCAGAGACAAAAAACCTCCCTGCCGAACAATTGCCGCCTCCTGCCGCCAAAAAAAACATAAAGCTCTTCATCATCGCTGGCGCTGCGGTTTTGCTGCTCATTCTGGCTGCGGCCGCCTGGTGGTTTTTTCTGCGTACGCCGCCTGTTCCCCCCGCTGAAATCAAGCCCGAAGTCATTGTCGTGCCCTCAAGCCAGACGCCCGCCGCGCCAAGGGACTATGTAAAAGAACTGGCCCCCTTTGTCGTGCCAAGAGACGTCAACGGCACCACGCGCTTTCTGGTCTGCAAATTTTCCACCATCAGCAAGAGTTCAGGCGTTGGCGCGGAGCTGGATCACAAGATGATCGCCCTGCGCGACGCCCTGTATTTCTACCTCAGCAGCAAGAGCAACGACTACTTGCTTAACCCGTCCAATGCTGTCACCATCAAGAAGGATCTGACCGGCATCCTCAACGACTATCTTGCACAGGGCCGCATTGATGACGTGCTTTTTGAAAGCTATTTGAACGAATAG
- a CDS encoding chemotaxis response regulator CheY, with translation MPYNPNMRVLVVDDFSTMRRIVRNILRQIGFQNVVEADDGTTAWEVLNREKIDFIVSDWNMPNMTGIDLLRKVRASEQFAHIPFLMVTAEAQQENIIEAVQAKVSNYIVKPFTADTMKQKIDKIFG, from the coding sequence ATGCCTTACAATCCTAACATGCGTGTTCTTGTGGTTGATGACTTTTCCACCATGCGTCGCATTGTACGTAACATCCTGCGCCAGATCGGGTTTCAAAACGTAGTGGAAGCTGACGACGGCACCACTGCCTGGGAAGTGCTGAACCGCGAAAAAATAGATTTCATCGTTTCTGACTGGAACATGCCCAACATGACGGGCATCGACCTGCTGCGCAAGGTTCGCGCCAGTGAGCAGTTCGCCCACATCCCCTTTCTCATGGTCACTGCAGAAGCCCAGCAGGAAAACATCATTGAAGCCGTGCAGGCCAAGGTGTCGAACTATATCGTCAAGCCCTTCACCGCTGACACCATGAAGCAGAAGATAGACAAAATCTTTGGCTGA
- a CDS encoding FliA/WhiG family RNA polymerase sigma factor: MKASTAQAHMPCPWEALETGATAWEKFSPAEQESVVRHYAPKIRFLALRLKAKLPRSVELGELISSGTLGLMEALGKFRPQLGIRFETYAESRIRGAMLDELRRLDWFPRSLRQRVRVLDEAMRKVEHEHGRQATEQELQDITGLALRDVRQGLEALQNQLWLSLDSIQDTLAGDGQEPGGEPYRNTAFRELVERVAPLIERLTPREKLVLSLYYTDELNMRETAEVMGITEGRVSQLHSQALSRLRKEFISLYGEGADIS, from the coding sequence ATGAAAGCCAGCACAGCCCAAGCGCACATGCCCTGCCCCTGGGAAGCGCTAGAAACCGGGGCCACAGCCTGGGAAAAATTTTCTCCGGCCGAGCAGGAATCTGTGGTGCGCCACTATGCGCCCAAGATACGCTTTCTGGCTCTGCGCCTTAAGGCCAAGCTGCCCCGCAGCGTAGAACTTGGAGAACTCATCAGTTCCGGCACGTTGGGCCTTATGGAAGCCCTGGGCAAGTTTCGCCCACAGCTCGGCATACGGTTTGAAACCTACGCCGAAAGCCGCATCCGTGGCGCCATGCTGGACGAGCTACGCAGGCTGGACTGGTTCCCGCGCTCACTGCGGCAGCGGGTGCGCGTGCTGGACGAAGCCATGCGCAAGGTCGAACACGAGCACGGCCGGCAGGCCACTGAACAGGAACTGCAAGATATTACCGGGCTTGCGTTGCGGGATGTGCGTCAGGGGCTTGAAGCCCTGCAAAACCAGCTTTGGCTGTCATTGGACTCCATTCAGGATACGCTTGCAGGTGATGGACAGGAACCCGGCGGCGAACCCTACCGCAACACGGCCTTTCGTGAGCTTGTGGAGCGGGTTGCTCCGCTTATAGAGCGCTTGACGCCAAGGGAAAAGCTGGTACTGTCGCTCTACTATACTGATGAGCTTAATATGCGTGAAACTGCTGAAGTCATGGGCATCACAGAAGGTCGCGTTTCACAATTGCACTCGCAGGCATTGAGCCGTCTGCGCAAAGAGTTCATCAGCCTTTATGGTGAGGGCGCTGACATATCATAA
- a CDS encoding MinD/ParA family protein — translation MSGTFPLVFSVTSGKGGVGKTNISVNLAICLAQLGKQVVLIDADLGLANVDVVLGLTPQKNIFHLFHEGASVGDILFPTPYGFSILPASSGMSEMLTLSTGQKLELLDAVDELEDDLDYLIVDTGAGISDNVLYFNMAAQERLVVLTPEPTSLTDAYALIKVLKTNHGVERFRVCVNMAPDQKTAKEMFVRLHQACDHFLSGVSLELVGVIPRDTGVRKAVVQQLPFCVSEPQGPAARAVMDLAHNITQWEVPENLDGNIKFFWKKLLFR, via the coding sequence ATGAGCGGCACTTTTCCTCTGGTATTTTCCGTCACTTCCGGCAAGGGCGGCGTGGGCAAGACCAATATTTCGGTCAATCTGGCCATATGCCTTGCGCAACTGGGCAAACAAGTGGTGCTCATTGATGCCGACCTGGGCCTTGCCAATGTTGACGTTGTTCTTGGCCTGACCCCGCAGAAAAACATTTTCCATCTGTTTCATGAAGGGGCCAGCGTGGGGGACATTCTCTTTCCCACACCCTACGGCTTCTCCATTTTGCCCGCTTCTTCCGGCATGAGCGAAATGCTCACCCTTTCCACCGGGCAGAAACTGGAACTGCTGGACGCCGTGGACGAACTTGAGGATGATCTTGATTATCTCATAGTGGATACCGGCGCAGGCATCAGCGACAATGTGCTGTATTTCAACATGGCCGCCCAGGAACGCCTGGTGGTGCTCACCCCGGAACCCACATCGCTGACAGACGCCTACGCCCTTATCAAGGTGCTCAAGACCAATCACGGCGTGGAGCGCTTCAGGGTGTGCGTGAACATGGCCCCTGATCAGAAAACCGCCAAGGAAATGTTCGTGCGTCTGCATCAGGCCTGCGATCACTTTTTGAGCGGCGTTTCGCTGGAGCTTGTGGGCGTGATTCCGCGTGATACGGGCGTGCGCAAGGCCGTGGTGCAGCAGCTGCCTTTCTGCGTGAGTGAACCGCAAGGCCCGGCGGCACGCGCTGTCATGGATCTGGCGCACAACATCACGCAATGGGAAGTACCGGAAAATCTTGACGGCAACATCAAGTTCTTCTGGAAAAAGCTGCTGTTCCGCTAG
- a CDS encoding flagellar biosynthesis protein FlhF: MQVKTFTGATSQEILARIKAEMGPDAVILGNRTYRKNGAVCHEITAGMERPQADNTAPAGVVPGAWGEWHKEWQQIKNQIFALMKPAIQLERLTPRQRIALEYLQREGISDAVAVDLYQRLISQPGASVLECLCGMVPVKGWGPAGWDQRLHLMAGPFGFGKTTSALRFALHWRKARPEARIAFINADCLRGSGRLILRHWAELSNFSYLEAPDKAGMEAALRATAEADLVFVDVPGLDRSTTLAQWREEMGLADVAAATHLTLSPYCDAMQTQAFLKRYKSDGPGSLVWTKLDEAVSFGSIVNVAWAAGLPVSALSYGAELKESLSPATEPLVWRLIFKRQLPGQAA, from the coding sequence ATGCAGGTAAAGACGTTCACTGGCGCCACATCGCAGGAGATTCTGGCAAGAATCAAGGCTGAAATGGGGCCCGACGCCGTAATCCTGGGCAACCGCACCTACCGCAAAAACGGTGCTGTCTGTCACGAGATCACGGCAGGCATGGAGCGCCCCCAGGCAGACAATACCGCGCCTGCTGGCGTAGTTCCCGGTGCATGGGGGGAATGGCACAAGGAATGGCAGCAGATCAAAAACCAGATTTTTGCTCTCATGAAGCCCGCCATTCAGCTTGAGCGTCTTACGCCCCGTCAGCGTATCGCCCTCGAGTATTTGCAGCGCGAAGGCATTTCTGACGCTGTGGCCGTGGATCTCTATCAGCGCCTCATATCCCAGCCCGGAGCCTCCGTTCTGGAATGCCTGTGCGGCATGGTTCCTGTCAAAGGCTGGGGCCCGGCAGGCTGGGATCAACGCCTGCACCTTATGGCAGGGCCCTTTGGCTTTGGCAAAACCACCTCGGCCCTGCGCTTTGCCCTGCATTGGCGCAAGGCCCGCCCAGAAGCGCGCATTGCCTTTATCAACGCGGATTGCCTGCGCGGCAGCGGACGGCTCATCCTGCGCCACTGGGCCGAACTTTCCAATTTCAGCTATCTCGAAGCACCCGACAAGGCCGGAATGGAAGCCGCCCTGCGCGCCACCGCCGAAGCGGATCTGGTTTTTGTGGATGTGCCGGGGCTTGATCGGTCCACCACTCTCGCCCAGTGGCGGGAAGAAATGGGCCTGGCCGATGTTGCGGCCGCCACCCATTTGACACTTTCTCCATACTGCGACGCCATGCAGACCCAGGCTTTTTTGAAACGCTACAAGAGCGACGGGCCGGGGTCGCTGGTATGGACAAAGCTGGACGAAGCTGTGAGCTTTGGTAGTATAGTCAACGTTGCGTGGGCCGCAGGTTTGCCCGTATCGGCACTCTCATACGGCGCAGAACTCAAAGAAAGCCTTTCTCCAGCCACCGAACCGCTGGTCTGGCGACTGATTTTTAAAAGGCAACTTCCCGGCCAGGCGGCCTAG
- a CDS encoding Crp/Fnr family transcriptional regulator, translating to MSFAELVNQNECWKNVSSEEPRLYPKGSTFPDDYMYVLVSGRLRLTALSANGGEKIIWYLGEGCCFNEKILFFSGHDNVPLSLNTADFQYEAVENCYVQRFSMDELQRIGKARPDLLLNLCQSYSVKVALLAQQVVSLSVESHLTRVCKFLAERIIPGSNPLRAKRDMPLFEMADLLGMHRITLYKAMREAQSRGLLSFDKNSDEIVILQPKTFFYEAHGHVPNVKY from the coding sequence ATGTCTTTTGCCGAATTGGTAAACCAAAATGAATGCTGGAAGAATGTTTCCAGCGAGGAACCTCGACTGTACCCCAAGGGCAGTACCTTCCCAGACGACTATATGTATGTTCTTGTCAGCGGCAGGCTGCGCCTGACGGCGCTCTCCGCCAATGGCGGAGAAAAGATCATATGGTATCTTGGCGAGGGGTGCTGCTTTAATGAAAAAATTCTGTTTTTCAGTGGGCACGACAATGTGCCATTGTCGTTGAATACTGCCGACTTTCAGTACGAAGCTGTGGAAAACTGCTATGTGCAGCGGTTTTCCATGGATGAGTTGCAGCGTATTGGCAAGGCGCGACCCGACCTTTTGCTCAATCTTTGCCAGAGCTACAGCGTCAAGGTGGCGCTTCTGGCGCAGCAGGTGGTTTCATTGAGCGTTGAGTCGCACCTTACGCGAGTGTGCAAATTTCTGGCAGAGCGGATCATACCCGGCTCCAATCCCTTGCGAGCCAAACGTGATATGCCGCTTTTTGAAATGGCGGATTTGCTCGGCATGCACCGCATCACGCTGTACAAGGCCATGCGCGAGGCCCAGTCTCGCGGGCTGCTGAGTTTTGATAAAAACAGCGATGAGATAGTGATTCTTCAGCCGAAAACGTTTTTTTATGAAGCGCACGGCCACGTGCCGAACGTCAAATACTGA
- the flhA gene encoding flagellar biosynthesis protein FlhA, which translates to MAAASLPKMDYSRFSKHGEIMLAAGVVIILFVMLVPLPTFFLDIMLCVSISIALLVLITTMFMTSPLEFTIFPSLLLVTTLLRLSLNVAATRLILLNGDMGVDAAGSVIRAFGEFVVGGSYVVGAVIFMILFILNKVVITAGTTRIAEVAARFTLDAMPGKQMAIEADLNAGLIDEEQATARRNGLRKEADFYGAMDGACKFVSGDVNAGMFITLVNIVGGIIIGMVQKDMDWNTALTTYSLLTIGDGLVSTIPSIIVSTGTGLLVSRAASEAKMGEEFLAQLTFNSRALRMVSAVLLLFALVPGLPTLPFLVISALIFTVARLTDKNEADDQAREKKEKKAAAGSGTADTPEEVQALLPLDTLELEVGYGLIPLVDEEQSGNLLARIRSIRRQFALDMGVVIPSLHLRDNLQLKPGQYSLLIKGNQVASAEILVDHFLAMDPGNVTTKISGIETREPAFNLPALWIPDSQREEAMLAGYTVVDPATVIATHLTEVFKRHLSDFLDRQAVQGLLDTVAKHSPKAVEDLVPNVLPLGTVQKVLQLLVRENVGIRDMLTIVETLGDFGAGIKNPEILAEYVREKLARSIVRPYLDSQGTLPVLTLAPNAERMVQEGVRQADTGATFLSLNPAAAQRLVQNISASVENAVSTDGQPVLLVNPIIRPHLAQLVTRFLPSVAVISQAEIPPDIRLQAVGSVAAE; encoded by the coding sequence ATGGCTGCTGCAAGCTTACCGAAGATGGATTACAGCAGGTTTTCCAAGCATGGCGAAATCATGCTGGCCGCTGGCGTGGTCATCATCCTTTTTGTCATGCTGGTGCCCCTGCCCACCTTCTTTCTGGACATCATGCTCTGCGTGAGCATCTCCATAGCCCTGCTGGTGCTCATCACCACCATGTTCATGACCTCCCCGCTGGAGTTCACCATCTTTCCTTCCCTGCTGCTGGTGACGACATTGCTGCGGCTGTCGCTCAACGTGGCCGCCACCCGTCTTATCCTGCTCAACGGCGACATGGGCGTGGACGCGGCAGGCTCGGTCATCCGCGCGTTCGGCGAGTTCGTCGTGGGCGGCAGCTACGTTGTGGGCGCGGTCATATTCATGATCCTGTTCATTCTCAACAAGGTGGTCATCACGGCAGGTACCACGCGCATCGCCGAAGTGGCCGCGCGCTTTACCCTGGACGCCATGCCCGGCAAACAGATGGCCATCGAGGCCGACCTCAACGCCGGACTCATAGACGAAGAACAGGCCACGGCCCGCCGTAACGGCCTGCGCAAGGAAGCCGACTTTTACGGCGCCATGGACGGTGCGTGCAAATTCGTTTCAGGGGACGTGAACGCAGGCATGTTCATTACCCTGGTCAATATCGTCGGCGGCATCATCATTGGCATGGTGCAGAAGGATATGGACTGGAACACCGCCCTCACCACCTATTCCCTGCTGACCATCGGTGACGGACTGGTTTCCACCATTCCCTCCATCATCGTGTCCACGGGCACGGGCCTGCTGGTGTCGCGCGCCGCTTCCGAAGCCAAGATGGGCGAAGAATTTCTGGCGCAGCTCACCTTCAACAGCCGGGCGCTCAGGATGGTCTCGGCCGTGCTGCTGCTTTTTGCCCTTGTTCCCGGCCTGCCCACCCTGCCCTTTCTGGTCATCTCCGCGCTTATTTTCACGGTGGCCCGCCTCACGGACAAAAACGAAGCCGACGACCAGGCCAGAGAAAAGAAAGAAAAGAAGGCTGCGGCCGGTTCCGGCACAGCCGACACCCCCGAAGAAGTGCAGGCCCTCCTGCCGCTGGACACGCTGGAGCTTGAAGTGGGCTACGGCCTCATTCCTCTGGTGGACGAGGAGCAGAGCGGCAACCTGCTGGCGCGCATACGCTCCATCCGTCGACAGTTCGCCCTGGACATGGGCGTGGTCATCCCCTCGCTGCACCTGCGTGACAACCTGCAACTCAAGCCTGGCCAGTATTCCCTGCTCATCAAGGGCAATCAGGTGGCTTCGGCGGAAATCCTTGTTGACCACTTTCTGGCCATGGACCCCGGCAACGTGACCACCAAGATCAGCGGCATAGAAACCCGCGAACCGGCCTTTAACCTGCCCGCCCTCTGGATACCGGACAGCCAGCGCGAAGAAGCCATGCTGGCCGGCTACACTGTGGTGGACCCGGCCACGGTCATCGCCACCCATCTGACGGAAGTGTTCAAGCGCCATCTGTCCGATTTTCTCGACCGTCAGGCCGTGCAGGGCCTGCTGGACACCGTGGCCAAGCATTCGCCCAAGGCCGTGGAAGACCTTGTGCCCAACGTGCTGCCCCTTGGCACGGTGCAAAAGGTGCTGCAACTTCTGGTGCGCGAAAATGTGGGCATACGCGACATGCTCACCATTGTGGAAACCCTGGGCGACTTTGGCGCGGGCATCAAAAACCCCGAAATACTGGCTGAATATGTACGCGAAAAGCTGGCCCGCTCCATCGTGCGGCCCTATCTGGACAGCCAGGGCACCCTGCCGGTGCTCACCCTGGCCCCCAATGCCGAGCGCATGGTGCAGGAAGGCGTGCGCCAGGCCGATACGGGCGCGACCTTTCTTTCGCTCAATCCGGCGGCGGCCCAGCGGCTTGTGCAGAACATCAGCGCCTCTGTGGAAAATGCCGTCAGTACCGACGGTCAGCCCGTGCTGCTGGTCAATCCCATCATACGCCCGCACCTGGCCCAGCTGGTCACCCGCTTTCTGCCCTCGGTGGCCGTGATTTCACAGGCTGAAATTCCGCCGGACATCCGCCTGCAGGCAGTGGGCAGCGTAGCGGCCGAATAA
- the flhB gene encoding flagellar biosynthesis protein FlhB, with protein sequence MFGTQKDPSKTEKATPKRVSKQRAEGNVPKSQELGKAVSLLGGMSILYAWIGPMSEEIKNIFRHFLSHAWEFDPNPENVYSLTLDLMVEVCKITMPVLLTLAFLSMLAQRLQVGKLWTTKVFKPKMQRFNIFKGIKQMLFSPQTILRTIKSLMFSIILSVIPAWIIYKEYENFLPMYYSTTEGVAIYMLKMAFKLASYALIPILIIAAFDVWQSRYAYKENMKMTKDEVKDEQKQADGDPKVKSQQRKKMMEAMSRRMLQDVPKADVVITNPTHIAVALRYNTAEAPAPVVVAMGADHLAEKIKQVARENKVPIRENVPLARALYKSAEVGDMIPEELYKAVATVLAAIWKLRPRVHNS encoded by the coding sequence ATGTTCGGCACGCAGAAAGACCCCAGCAAAACAGAAAAAGCCACCCCAAAGCGCGTCAGCAAACAGCGCGCCGAGGGCAATGTTCCCAAATCGCAGGAACTTGGCAAGGCTGTGAGCCTGCTTGGCGGCATGTCCATTCTTTATGCATGGATAGGCCCCATGAGTGAAGAAATAAAAAACATCTTCCGCCATTTTTTGAGCCACGCCTGGGAGTTCGACCCCAACCCCGAAAATGTCTACAGCCTGACGCTGGACCTCATGGTGGAGGTGTGCAAAATCACCATGCCCGTGCTGCTCACGCTGGCCTTTCTGAGCATGCTGGCCCAACGCCTTCAGGTGGGCAAGCTGTGGACCACCAAGGTGTTCAAGCCCAAGATGCAGCGCTTCAATATCTTCAAGGGCATCAAACAGATGCTGTTTTCGCCCCAAACGATATTGCGCACCATAAAAAGCCTGATGTTTTCCATTATCCTGTCCGTCATTCCCGCCTGGATCATCTACAAGGAATACGAAAACTTCCTTCCCATGTATTATTCCACCACCGAAGGCGTGGCCATATACATGCTGAAGATGGCCTTCAAGCTGGCCAGCTATGCCCTTATCCCCATCCTTATCATTGCCGCTTTTGACGTGTGGCAGTCGCGCTACGCCTACAAAGAAAACATGAAGATGACCAAGGACGAGGTAAAGGACGAACAGAAGCAGGCGGACGGCGACCCCAAGGTCAAGAGCCAGCAGCGCAAAAAGATGATGGAGGCCATGAGCAGACGCATGTTGCAGGACGTGCCCAAGGCCGACGTTGTCATCACCAACCCCACGCATATAGCCGTGGCCCTGCGCTACAACACCGCAGAGGCCCCGGCCCCGGTGGTTGTGGCCATGGGCGCGGATCACCTGGCTGAAAAAATCAAGCAGGTCGCCCGCGAAAACAAGGTGCCCATCCGCGAGAATGTGCCTCTGGCACGGGCTTTGTATAAATCAGCCGAGGTGGGCGACATGATCCCCGAAGAGCTGTACAAAGCTGTGGCCACCGTATTGGCCGCCATCTGGAAGCTCAGGCCAAGAGTGCATAATTCATAG